A stretch of the Equus caballus isolate H_3958 breed thoroughbred chromosome X, TB-T2T, whole genome shotgun sequence genome encodes the following:
- the PABPC1L2B gene encoding polyadenylate-binding protein 1-like 2: MASLYVGDLHPEVTEAMLYEKFSPAGPILSIRICRDKITRRSLGYAYVNYQQPVDAKRALETLNFDVIKGRPVRIMWSQRDPSLRKSGVGNVFIKNLGKTIDNKALYNIFSAFGNILSCKVACDEKGPKGYGFVHFQKQESAERAIDAMNGMFLNYRKIFVGRFKSHKEREAERGAWARQSTSADVKDFEEDTDEEATFR; encoded by the coding sequence ATGGCCTCGCTGTACGTGGGCGACCTGCACCCTGAGGTGACAGAGGCAATGCTGTACGAGAAGTTCAGCCCGGCCGGGCCCATCCTCTCCATTCGCATTTGCAGGGACAAGATCACCCGCCGTTCCTTGGGCTACGCGTATGTCAACTACCAGCAACCGGTGGACGCCAAGCGGGCCCTGGAGACCCTGAACTTTGATGTCATCAAGGGCAGGCCGGTGCGCATCATGTGGTCCCAGCGGGACCCCTCGCTCCGCAAGAGCGGGGTGGGCAACGTCTTCATCAAGAATCTGGGCAAGACCATCGACAACAAGGCGCTGTACAACATCTTCTCGGCGTTCGGCAACATCCTCTCCTGCAAAGTGGCCTGCGACGAAAAGGGGCCCAAGGGCTACGGGTTCGTGCACTTCCAGAAGCAGGAGTCTGCGGAGCGGGCCATCGATGCGATGAATGGCATGTTCCTGAACTACCGCAAAATTTTCGTGGGAAGATTCAAGTCGCATAAAGAACGAGAGGCCGAAAGGGGAGCCTGGGCCAGGCAGTCCACTAGTGCTGACGTCAAGGATTTCGAGGAAGACACCGATGAGGAGGCTACCTTTCGATGA